A stretch of DNA from Anopheles nili chromosome 2, idAnoNiliSN_F5_01, whole genome shotgun sequence:
CAAATATCACCGTTGTTCCCACAACGTGATCCGGAAGCGCAGAACTACTTACAGTGGTTTCATTCGAACGTTTTGCTCCATCATAAAGCTTTACTGCAGCTGGAATTCCTATTCGAACACGTAAAGACGGACGGAAAGCAGAACGTCACCTACTACGCTGAAAGGCGCAAAAAGAACTGACTCGATAAACAACTCCTCGGGTTGCTTGGTTGATTGCTAGGCAACACAAGGCGTCCTTATGGTTAGCATATTGTGACAACTAGCATAACCTTCCGTATAGAACACAATCACTTTTACTACCAACGCCAAAATTACACCGTTAAGGAAAAAGAGCTTTATTTTACACATTACATTAACCGTAAAGTATTAACATGTATGGCCACGCTTCTTACATatttcttaattaaatgcaaGCACTGTTTCGTCGTTACCGTTGGTACACGGTATACCAATGCCCATGAACCGGTCCGGGTGGATAGTTGCCATCTTAGTTTTCCTCCTTGATCTTGCTCAACAGAGCATCGCACGTTTTCTTGGCGTCTCCCAGCAACATCGAGGTGTTCGGTTTGTAGAAGATCGGATTGTCCACTGCCGCGTATCCAACACCTAGCGAACGCTTCATGACGACAACCTTTTGgggaggaataaaaaaggatattaGAGAAAATgttcgttttgctgttttcttttgctgccggTCCTTCACTCACCTGGTCCGCCTTCCAGACACGCAACACGGGCATTCCGGCAATGATGGAGTTCGGATCGTCCTCAGCAGCACTGTTTACCGTATCGTTCGCGCCAATCACCAGCACCAGATCCGTTTCCTCAAAGTCATCATTGATCTCCTCCATCTCGAGCACGTCATCGTACGGTACACCGGCCTCAGCCAGCAGCACATTCAGCTGTCCCGGCATCCGTCCGGCTACGGGATGAATTCCAAATCGAACCTTCTTTCCACGTGCCTTCAACATGCTAACCATTTCCGCGATCGGGTATTGTGCCTTGGCCACACACAACCCGTACCCgggtgtgatgatgatgttctTGGCGTTGCGGATCATCTCAACCGTACCGTCCACGTTCACCTCCGTGTGTGTTCCGACAATCTCAGCCGGTTTGCCACCACCGGTCGAGGTGGTACCGTACCCACCAAGGATAACGTTTGGCAGCGAACGGTTCATTGCCTTGCACATGATGTACGACAGGATCGCACCGGACGATCCGATCAACGCGCCCACGATCGTCATGAGGTTGTTGTTTAGCATGAAACCCTCGGCACACAGGGCCCAGCCTGAGTACGAGTTTAGCACCGTAATTACGACCGGCATATCCGCACCACCGATGGCTGCCGTCAGCGTGACTCCCATGGCCGTCGACATGGCTGCAGTGGCTCCGAGCAATCCCAATCCACCCGCCATCGATGGTTCGAGGTAGAATGCACCCATTGCGGCCAGATTTCCCGCTAGTAGACCTCCGTTGATGAAGTGCCGACCTGGTAGTAACAACGGTGCCGAGCTAAGCACACCCTGCAGCTTTCCGTACGCAACCAACGATCCACTGAAGGTGACACCACCGATGTAGGTGCCCAGGAAGAGCGCTGTCTTGAGCACGTTCGCTGCCGGGTCGGTTGCGAGTGTCGGGAAATCGTGCATGTACGTGGCCACGCACGTCAGCACGGCCGCAGCACCGACGAGACTGTGGAAAGCGGCCACCAGCTGCGGTAGGTCCGTGATCTGGATGCGTTTGGCGATGAGCGATCCAAGCAACCCGCCAAGTCCAGCTACACCGCCCATTTGTATCAACACGTCCGTgctgggtgccatggcacctaGTGTGGCCGCAATACCACCCGTTACGCCCATTATACCGAGCGCGTTACCCAACCGGGAGGTTTTCTGTGAGGACAACCCGACGAGGGCACCGATACAGCACAAGCTCGACGCCAGATACGCCATCTGGTGGATTTCGGGCAGGTTCTGTAAGGCACCGACGCCATATCCACCAAGAAAGAGCGTTGCCGGAATGCCGTACAGGTAGTTGTGCTCTGGCGGGTCCGTTGGGCGCTTGAACATGTCCAACATCCGCTGGGTCACCAGGAATCCACCGAAGATGTTAACGAACGAGATAAGGGCCGCACTGGCCGCGAGTGTTTCGATCGTGTTTGATGGCATCACACCGCCTCCCATTAGCAGCAAACCACCGACGGCTGTTATGCCGGAGATTGCGTTCGTAACGGACATTAGCGGTGAGTGAAGGGCTGGCGTTACGCCCCACACCGTGTGGTAGCCCACGATGCCGGACATTGCGAATGTGGTCATCATGGTGGTGAAGGCTGCGTTTGGTGCTATGGCACCGAGTCCTAGCAACGTTCCGAGTCCTCCCGAGTACATC
This window harbors:
- the LOC128727838 gene encoding NAD(P) transhydrogenase, mitochondrial-like translates to MTRGVLRLCCQRGDALLQVAKPVHPLRLFSGSVKLLQKDGKPAAAVKGVPYKNLVIGVPKERWTNEKRVSVTPVVAGTLIKKGFKVQVESGAGLNAKFRDADYEAAGASIVDSRRAFDTDIVLKVRQPSETEIPQLKDASTLISFLYPTQNKDLIDKLAQRKINAFAMDAIPRISRAQVFDALSSMANISGYRAVIEAANHFPRFFTGQITAAGKVPPAKILVIGGGVAGLAAIGQARGMGAIVRAFDTRPVVKEQVESMGAEFLTINMSEDGSTAGGYSKEMSKEFIEAEMALFSKQCKEVDVIITTALIPGKRAPLLITEEMVKSMKPGSVIVDLAAEAGGNVQTTVPGEIKVVHDVVHVGLTDFPSRLPTQSSTLYANNISKFLLSMGEKDHFHINPEDEVVRGSMVLQGGNLTWPPPVIAVSAKPPPAVPSSAGAAIKVEALPPNPFNETLRSSLMYSGGLGTLLGLGAIAPNAAFTTMMTTFAMSGIVGYHTVWGVTPALHSPLMSVTNAISGITAVGGLLLMGGGVMPSNTIETLAASAALISFVNIFGGFLVTQRMLDMFKRPTDPPEHNYLYGIPATLFLGGYGVGALQNLPEIHQMAYLASSLCCIGALVGLSSQKTSRLGNALGIMGVTGGIAATLGAMAPSTDVLIQMGGVAGLGGLLGSLIAKRIQITDLPQLVAAFHSLVGAAAVLTCVATYMHDFPTLATDPAANVLKTALFLGTYIGGVTFSGSLVAYGKLQGVLSSAPLLLPGRHFINGGLLAGNLAAMGAFYLEPSMAGGLGLLGATAAMSTAMGVTLTAAIGGADMPVVITVLNSYSGWALCAEGFMLNNNLMTIVGALIGSSGAILSYIMCKAMNRSLPNVILGGYGTTSTGGGKPAEIVGTHTEVNVDGTVEMIRNAKNIIITPGYGLCVAKAQYPIAEMVSMLKARGKKVRFGIHPVAGRMPGQLNVLLAEAGVPYDDVLEMEEINDDFEETDLVLVIGANDTVNSAAEDDPNSIIAGMPVLRVWKADQVVVMKRSLGVGYAAVDNPIFYKPNTSMLLGDAKKTCDALLSKIKEEN